Proteins encoded in a region of the Pseudomonas viciae genome:
- a CDS encoding lipopolysaccharide biosynthesis protein yields the protein MSRAHYLKHLLLSMGTRLAMIGLRLLRNVLLARILGPSERGLFALLSTLPDLISAATSGGLNSAVGYQAAQQRSMGLLLSQVLVFGCLLAGLLTIVVVALAREFGAQLDITTQLGLLAWLLLLAVPLTVLKSGLLTLHNASGGVGAFNALRLMESLAPLVLFLALFWLWKDAALEAALISWLAGLSLVVLAGWVWLRRGQDVTLQWDRAGQNELLRYGARSHPDLLFQQVMLRSDYLFIGALLGSTALGHYAMASAAAELLLIVPEAVTTPLMKRLLQQDRDMQRLTPLALRLTATVMLGACLGMALIGEWLIVTLFGVAYQPAYPALLALLPGLFGLCYASILRLDLLGKDRPGTVSLLMGVGALLNLALNLILIPRYGIVGAAAASSIAYLGVTLALLTIYCRLSGVALWQTLIILPSDLLPMRQMLMGKSA from the coding sequence ATGAGCCGCGCTCATTACCTCAAACACCTGCTGCTGAGCATGGGCACGCGCCTGGCGATGATCGGCCTGCGCCTGCTTCGCAACGTATTGCTGGCACGGATTCTGGGGCCCAGTGAGCGCGGGTTGTTTGCACTGCTCAGCACCCTGCCGGACCTGATCAGCGCCGCCACCAGCGGTGGCCTGAATTCCGCCGTGGGTTATCAGGCGGCGCAGCAGCGTTCGATGGGTTTATTGCTCAGCCAGGTACTGGTCTTTGGCTGCCTGTTGGCCGGGTTGCTGACAATCGTGGTGGTGGCACTGGCGCGCGAGTTCGGCGCGCAACTGGACATCACCACGCAATTGGGATTGCTGGCCTGGTTGCTGTTGCTGGCCGTGCCGTTGACCGTGCTCAAGAGCGGCCTGTTGACGCTGCACAACGCTTCCGGCGGCGTGGGTGCCTTCAATGCCTTGCGCCTGATGGAGTCCCTGGCCCCCCTGGTGCTGTTCCTGGCGTTGTTCTGGTTGTGGAAAGACGCGGCCCTGGAAGCGGCGCTGATCAGTTGGCTGGCGGGCCTGAGCCTGGTGGTGCTGGCCGGTTGGGTCTGGCTGCGGCGGGGCCAGGACGTCACCTTGCAATGGGATCGCGCCGGTCAGAACGAGCTGCTGCGCTACGGCGCCCGCAGTCATCCGGACCTGCTGTTCCAGCAGGTGATGCTGCGCTCGGATTACTTGTTCATCGGAGCCCTGTTGGGCAGCACGGCACTGGGTCACTACGCCATGGCCAGCGCCGCCGCCGAGCTGCTGTTGATCGTGCCGGAAGCCGTGACCACGCCGCTGATGAAACGCCTGCTGCAGCAGGACCGCGACATGCAGCGCCTGACGCCCCTGGCCCTGCGCCTGACCGCCACGGTGATGCTCGGCGCCTGCCTGGGCATGGCGCTGATCGGTGAATGGCTGATCGTCACCTTGTTCGGCGTTGCCTACCAGCCGGCTTACCCGGCCTTGCTCGCCTTGCTGCCGGGGCTGTTCGGGCTGTGCTATGCGAGCATCCTGCGCCTGGACCTGCTGGGAAAAGATCGGCCCGGCACGGTGTCGCTGCTGATGGGGGTGGGCGCATTGTTGAACCTGGCGCTGAACCTGATCCTGATTCCACGCTATGGCATCGTCGGGGCCGCCGCGGCGTCTTCGATTGCCTACCTGGGCGTGACCCTGGCGCTGCTGACGATATATTGCCGTCTGAGCGGCGTGGCGCTGTGGCAGACGCTGATCATCCTGCCCAGTGATTTGCTGCCGATGCGCCAGATGCTGATGGGAAAATCGGCATGA